A genomic window from Salvia hispanica cultivar TCC Black 2014 chromosome 5, UniMelb_Shisp_WGS_1.0, whole genome shotgun sequence includes:
- the LOC125186824 gene encoding methylsterol monooxygenase 1-2-like isoform X2, whose translation MLPYATIHDAEAALGRSLSNAETVWFNYSATKSDYILYCHNIIFLFIIFSLFPFYYLFLEYFFTNSVAPFKIQPKVKLSFSDTLHCYKSVMRMFFLVVGPLQLVSYPSILIIGIRTGLPLPSLWEIALQLGVYFLVEDYTNYWVHRFLHCKWGYEKIHKVHHEYTAPIGFAAPYAHWAEILILGIPSFLGPAMVPGHMITFWLWIALRQIEAIETHSGIIVNQMKLITSSFHCRGEAVSIKFLERSCVQMEKEWKDVVCLSYECWLGMTSLGLRRSIFHFTVAQITMITITMLVDRAKVTSHQYSPIAIISMALIRDTATKRKFFCSYARGLKPRTGRMDVCTTNLHKAIKRNSFWINYILVQCQN comes from the exons ATGTTGCCTTACGCCACCATCCACGACGCCGAGGCTGCCCTGGGCAGATCCCTCTCAAACGCAGAGACCGTCTGGTTCAATTACTCGGCCACCAAGTCCGACTACATCCTCTACTGCCACAACATCATCTTcctcttcatcatcttttctctcttcccCTTCTACTACCTCTTCCTCGAATACTTCTTCACCAATTCCGTCGCCCCTTTCAAAATCCAGCCCAAAGTCAAGCTCTCCTTCTCCGACACTCTCCACTGCTACAAATCAGTCATGCGCATGTTCTTCCTCGTTGTTGGGCCGCTCCAACTCGTCTCCTATCCCTCCATTCTg ATAATAGGAATAAGAACCGGATTGCCACTGCCTTCATTGTGGGAAATTGCGTTGCAATTGGGGGTCTATTTCCTTGTGGAGGACTACACAAACTATTGGGTCCATAGGTTTCTGCATTGCAAGTGGGGGTATGAAAAAATCCACAAGGTGCATCATGAATACACTGCTCCGATTGGATTTGCTGCGCCGTACGCTCACTGGGCTGAGATTTTGATCCTCGGGATCCCGTCTTTTCTGGGGCCCGCAATGGTCCCCGGGCATATGATCACATTCTGGTTATGGATTGCGTTGAGGCAGATTGAGGCTATTGAGACTCACAGTGG GATCATTGTAAATCAGATGAAGCTCATAACCAGTTCATTCCATTGTAGAGGTGAAGcagtttcaattaaatttcttgAACGAAGTTGTGTCCAAATGGAAAAAGAATGGAAAGATGTGGTGTGCTTATCGTACGAGTGTTGGCTTG GTATGACTTCCCTTGGACTCCGACGAAGTATATTCCATTTTACGGTGGCCCAGATTACCATGATTACCATCACTATGTTGGTGGACAGAGCCAAAGTAACTTCGCATCAGTATTCACCTATTGCGATTATATCTATGGCACTGATAAG GGATACCGCTACCAAAAGAAAGTTCTTCTGCAG CTACGCGAGGGGCTTAAAACCAAGAACGGGCAGAATGGACGTTTGCACGACCAATTTGCACAAAGCCATAAAGAGGAATAGCTTCtggataaattatattttggtcCAATGTCAAAACTAA
- the LOC125186824 gene encoding methylsterol monooxygenase 1-1-like isoform X5 — MLPYATIHDAEAALGRSLSNAETVWFNYSATKSDYILYCHNIIFLFIIFSLFPFYYLFLEYFFTNSVAPFKIQPKVKLSFSDTLHCYKSVMRMFFLVVGPLQLVSYPSILIIGIRTGLPLPSLWEIALQLGVYFLVEDYTNYWVHRFLHCKWGYEKIHKVHHEYTAPIGFAAPYAHWAEILILGIPSFLGPAMVPGHMITFWLWIALRQIEAIETHSGYDFPWTPTKYIPFYGGPDYHDYHHYVGGQSQSNFASVFTYCDYIYGTDKGYRYQKKVLLQLREGLKTKNGQNGRLHDQFAQSHKEE, encoded by the exons ATGTTGCCTTACGCCACCATCCACGACGCCGAGGCTGCCCTGGGCAGATCCCTCTCAAACGCAGAGACCGTCTGGTTCAATTACTCGGCCACCAAGTCCGACTACATCCTCTACTGCCACAACATCATCTTcctcttcatcatcttttctctcttcccCTTCTACTACCTCTTCCTCGAATACTTCTTCACCAATTCCGTCGCCCCTTTCAAAATCCAGCCCAAAGTCAAGCTCTCCTTCTCCGACACTCTCCACTGCTACAAATCAGTCATGCGCATGTTCTTCCTCGTTGTTGGGCCGCTCCAACTCGTCTCCTATCCCTCCATTCTg ATAATAGGAATAAGAACCGGATTGCCACTGCCTTCATTGTGGGAAATTGCGTTGCAATTGGGGGTCTATTTCCTTGTGGAGGACTACACAAACTATTGGGTCCATAGGTTTCTGCATTGCAAGTGGGGGTATGAAAAAATCCACAAGGTGCATCATGAATACACTGCTCCGATTGGATTTGCTGCGCCGTACGCTCACTGGGCTGAGATTTTGATCCTCGGGATCCCGTCTTTTCTGGGGCCCGCAATGGTCCCCGGGCATATGATCACATTCTGGTTATGGATTGCGTTGAGGCAGATTGAGGCTATTGAGACTCACAGTGG GTATGACTTCCCTTGGACTCCGACGAAGTATATTCCATTTTACGGTGGCCCAGATTACCATGATTACCATCACTATGTTGGTGGACAGAGCCAAAGTAACTTCGCATCAGTATTCACCTATTGCGATTATATCTATGGCACTGATAAG GGATACCGCTACCAAAAGAAAGTTCTTCTGCAG CTACGCGAGGGGCTTAAAACCAAGAACGGGCAGAATGGACGTTTGCACGACCAATTTGCACAAAGCCATAAAGAGGAATAG
- the LOC125186824 gene encoding methylsterol monooxygenase 1-1-like isoform X3, which translates to MLPYATIHDAEAALGRSLSNAETVWFNYSATKSDYILYCHNIIFLFIIFSLFPFYYLFLEYFFTNSVAPFKIQPKVKLSFSDTLHCYKSVMRMFFLVVGPLQLVSYPSILIIGIRTGLPLPSLWEIALQLGVYFLVEDYTNYWVHRFLHCKWGYEKIHKVHHEYTAPIGFAAPYAHWAEILILGIPSFLGPAMVPGHMITFWLWIALRQIEAIETHSGIIVNQMKLITSSFHCRGEAVSIKFLERSCVQMEKEWKDVVCLSYECWLGFSTYLLISFRKYILLRYDFPWTPTKYIPFYGGPDYHDYHHYVGGQSQSNFASVFTYCDYIYGTDKKVLLQLREGLKTKNGQNGRLHDQFAQSHKEE; encoded by the exons ATGTTGCCTTACGCCACCATCCACGACGCCGAGGCTGCCCTGGGCAGATCCCTCTCAAACGCAGAGACCGTCTGGTTCAATTACTCGGCCACCAAGTCCGACTACATCCTCTACTGCCACAACATCATCTTcctcttcatcatcttttctctcttcccCTTCTACTACCTCTTCCTCGAATACTTCTTCACCAATTCCGTCGCCCCTTTCAAAATCCAGCCCAAAGTCAAGCTCTCCTTCTCCGACACTCTCCACTGCTACAAATCAGTCATGCGCATGTTCTTCCTCGTTGTTGGGCCGCTCCAACTCGTCTCCTATCCCTCCATTCTg ATAATAGGAATAAGAACCGGATTGCCACTGCCTTCATTGTGGGAAATTGCGTTGCAATTGGGGGTCTATTTCCTTGTGGAGGACTACACAAACTATTGGGTCCATAGGTTTCTGCATTGCAAGTGGGGGTATGAAAAAATCCACAAGGTGCATCATGAATACACTGCTCCGATTGGATTTGCTGCGCCGTACGCTCACTGGGCTGAGATTTTGATCCTCGGGATCCCGTCTTTTCTGGGGCCCGCAATGGTCCCCGGGCATATGATCACATTCTGGTTATGGATTGCGTTGAGGCAGATTGAGGCTATTGAGACTCACAGTGG GATCATTGTAAATCAGATGAAGCTCATAACCAGTTCATTCCATTGTAGAGGTGAAGcagtttcaattaaatttcttgAACGAAGTTGTGTCCAAATGGAAAAAGAATGGAAAGATGTGGTGTGCTTATCGTACGAGTGTTGGCTTG gttTCTCTACTTACCTGTTGATTAGTTTCAGAAAGTATATCTTGTTGAG GTATGACTTCCCTTGGACTCCGACGAAGTATATTCCATTTTACGGTGGCCCAGATTACCATGATTACCATCACTATGTTGGTGGACAGAGCCAAAGTAACTTCGCATCAGTATTCACCTATTGCGATTATATCTATGGCACTGATAAG AAAGTTCTTCTGCAG CTACGCGAGGGGCTTAAAACCAAGAACGGGCAGAATGGACGTTTGCACGACCAATTTGCACAAAGCCATAAAGAGGAATAG
- the LOC125186824 gene encoding methylsterol monooxygenase 1-2-like isoform X4, with translation MLPYATIHDAEAALGRSLSNAETVWFNYSATKSDYILYCHNIIFLFIIFSLFPFYYLFLEYFFTNSVAPFKIQPKVKLSFSDTLHCYKSVMRMFFLVVGPLQLVSYPSILIIGIRTGLPLPSLWEIALQLGVYFLVEDYTNYWVHRFLHCKWGYEKIHKVHHEYTAPIGFAAPYAHWAEILILGIPSFLGPAMVPGHMITFWLWIALRQIEAIETHSGIIVNQMKLITSSFHCRGEAVSIKFLERSCVQMEKEWKDVVCLSYECWLGMTSLGLRRSIFHFTVAQITMITITMLVDRAKVTSHQYSPIAIISMALIRKFFCSYARGLKPRTGRMDVCTTNLHKAIKRNSFWINYILVQCQN, from the exons ATGTTGCCTTACGCCACCATCCACGACGCCGAGGCTGCCCTGGGCAGATCCCTCTCAAACGCAGAGACCGTCTGGTTCAATTACTCGGCCACCAAGTCCGACTACATCCTCTACTGCCACAACATCATCTTcctcttcatcatcttttctctcttcccCTTCTACTACCTCTTCCTCGAATACTTCTTCACCAATTCCGTCGCCCCTTTCAAAATCCAGCCCAAAGTCAAGCTCTCCTTCTCCGACACTCTCCACTGCTACAAATCAGTCATGCGCATGTTCTTCCTCGTTGTTGGGCCGCTCCAACTCGTCTCCTATCCCTCCATTCTg ATAATAGGAATAAGAACCGGATTGCCACTGCCTTCATTGTGGGAAATTGCGTTGCAATTGGGGGTCTATTTCCTTGTGGAGGACTACACAAACTATTGGGTCCATAGGTTTCTGCATTGCAAGTGGGGGTATGAAAAAATCCACAAGGTGCATCATGAATACACTGCTCCGATTGGATTTGCTGCGCCGTACGCTCACTGGGCTGAGATTTTGATCCTCGGGATCCCGTCTTTTCTGGGGCCCGCAATGGTCCCCGGGCATATGATCACATTCTGGTTATGGATTGCGTTGAGGCAGATTGAGGCTATTGAGACTCACAGTGG GATCATTGTAAATCAGATGAAGCTCATAACCAGTTCATTCCATTGTAGAGGTGAAGcagtttcaattaaatttcttgAACGAAGTTGTGTCCAAATGGAAAAAGAATGGAAAGATGTGGTGTGCTTATCGTACGAGTGTTGGCTTG GTATGACTTCCCTTGGACTCCGACGAAGTATATTCCATTTTACGGTGGCCCAGATTACCATGATTACCATCACTATGTTGGTGGACAGAGCCAAAGTAACTTCGCATCAGTATTCACCTATTGCGATTATATCTATGGCACTGATAAG AAAGTTCTTCTGCAG CTACGCGAGGGGCTTAAAACCAAGAACGGGCAGAATGGACGTTTGCACGACCAATTTGCACAAAGCCATAAAGAGGAATAGCTTCtggataaattatattttggtcCAATGTCAAAACTAA
- the LOC125186824 gene encoding methylsterol monooxygenase 1-1-like isoform X1: protein MLPYATIHDAEAALGRSLSNAETVWFNYSATKSDYILYCHNIIFLFIIFSLFPFYYLFLEYFFTNSVAPFKIQPKVKLSFSDTLHCYKSVMRMFFLVVGPLQLVSYPSILIIGIRTGLPLPSLWEIALQLGVYFLVEDYTNYWVHRFLHCKWGYEKIHKVHHEYTAPIGFAAPYAHWAEILILGIPSFLGPAMVPGHMITFWLWIALRQIEAIETHSGIIVNQMKLITSSFHCRGEAVSIKFLERSCVQMEKEWKDVVCLSYECWLGFSTYLLISFRKYILLRYDFPWTPTKYIPFYGGPDYHDYHHYVGGQSQSNFASVFTYCDYIYGTDKGYRYQKKVLLQLREGLKTKNGQNGRLHDQFAQSHKEE, encoded by the exons ATGTTGCCTTACGCCACCATCCACGACGCCGAGGCTGCCCTGGGCAGATCCCTCTCAAACGCAGAGACCGTCTGGTTCAATTACTCGGCCACCAAGTCCGACTACATCCTCTACTGCCACAACATCATCTTcctcttcatcatcttttctctcttcccCTTCTACTACCTCTTCCTCGAATACTTCTTCACCAATTCCGTCGCCCCTTTCAAAATCCAGCCCAAAGTCAAGCTCTCCTTCTCCGACACTCTCCACTGCTACAAATCAGTCATGCGCATGTTCTTCCTCGTTGTTGGGCCGCTCCAACTCGTCTCCTATCCCTCCATTCTg ATAATAGGAATAAGAACCGGATTGCCACTGCCTTCATTGTGGGAAATTGCGTTGCAATTGGGGGTCTATTTCCTTGTGGAGGACTACACAAACTATTGGGTCCATAGGTTTCTGCATTGCAAGTGGGGGTATGAAAAAATCCACAAGGTGCATCATGAATACACTGCTCCGATTGGATTTGCTGCGCCGTACGCTCACTGGGCTGAGATTTTGATCCTCGGGATCCCGTCTTTTCTGGGGCCCGCAATGGTCCCCGGGCATATGATCACATTCTGGTTATGGATTGCGTTGAGGCAGATTGAGGCTATTGAGACTCACAGTGG GATCATTGTAAATCAGATGAAGCTCATAACCAGTTCATTCCATTGTAGAGGTGAAGcagtttcaattaaatttcttgAACGAAGTTGTGTCCAAATGGAAAAAGAATGGAAAGATGTGGTGTGCTTATCGTACGAGTGTTGGCTTG gttTCTCTACTTACCTGTTGATTAGTTTCAGAAAGTATATCTTGTTGAG GTATGACTTCCCTTGGACTCCGACGAAGTATATTCCATTTTACGGTGGCCCAGATTACCATGATTACCATCACTATGTTGGTGGACAGAGCCAAAGTAACTTCGCATCAGTATTCACCTATTGCGATTATATCTATGGCACTGATAAG GGATACCGCTACCAAAAGAAAGTTCTTCTGCAG CTACGCGAGGGGCTTAAAACCAAGAACGGGCAGAATGGACGTTTGCACGACCAATTTGCACAAAGCCATAAAGAGGAATAG
- the LOC125189931 gene encoding golgin subfamily A member 6-like protein 2, which translates to MNSTLNPLEEVECGAELAVDAAGEEAGAAVDDAAEVGGGDAGLAEEEGGGADDGGGGGRGEEVGAHRDDAARSGMVRPGIECGAELAVDAAGEEAGAAVDDAAEVGGGDAGLAEEEGGGADDGGGGGRGEEVGAHRDDAAEVGDGEAEGEEEDDGGLDLGDGGGEEGRVGVEAVEGVDAEGVEVEDDFLDLGGLRRRGRNGISRRLDWGREGDGFG; encoded by the coding sequence CGGTCGACGCAGCAGGTGAGGAGGCGGGGGCGGCGGTGGATGACGCGGCGGAGGTCGGGGGCGGCGACGCGGGCCTCGCGGAGGAGGAAGGTGGTGGCGCGGATGACGGTGGCGGAGGTGGGAGAGGAGAGGAGGTCGGGGCACATAGGGATGATGCGGCGAGGTCGGGGATGGTGAGGCCGGGGATAGAGTGCGGGGCGGAGCTGGCGGTCGACGCAGCAGGTGAGGAGGCGGGGGCGGCGGTGGATGACGCGGCGGAGGTCGGGGGCGGCGACGCGGGCCTCGCGGAGGAGGAAGGTGGTGGCGCGGATGACGGTGGCGGAGGTGGGAGAGGAGAGGAGGTCGGGGCACATAGGGATGATGCGGCGGAGGTCGGGGATGGTGAGGCCGAGGGAGAGGAGGAAGACGACGGTGGATTGGATTTGGGAGACGGGGGTGGAGAGGAGGGGAGGGTGGGAGTGGAGGCAGTGGAAGGAGTCGACGCCGAGGGAGTCGAGGTAGAGGATGATTTCTTGGATTTGGGAGGTTTGAGGCGTCGGGGGAGAAATGGGATTAGCAGGAGACTTGATTGGGGGAGGGAGGGAGATGGTTTTGGTTGA